A section of the Salinisphaera sp. T31B1 genome encodes:
- the kdsA gene encoding 3-deoxy-8-phosphooctulonate synthase gives MRLCGFDVGADRPMFLIAGPDSLESPQLALDVAGTLAELTRELGIGYIFKGSFDKANRSSGDSYRGPGIDDGLDMLARVKREIGVPVTTDVHVEAQVAPVAEVVDLLQTPAFLCRQTDFIQQVAASGVPVNIKKGQFLSPGEMQGVVAKARAAGGRDLLVCERGFSFGYNNLVADMRSLAIMRDTGCPVVFDATHSVQLPGGQGSRSGGAREQIPVLARAAVAAGVSGLFMETHPAPERALCDGPNSWPLDHMRELLETLVELDAVIKRRGYAENGL, from the coding sequence ATGAGATTGTGTGGTTTCGACGTGGGCGCCGACCGGCCGATGTTTCTCATTGCCGGGCCCGACAGTCTCGAGTCCCCCCAGCTTGCCCTGGACGTGGCGGGTACGCTCGCCGAACTGACCCGCGAACTGGGCATCGGTTATATCTTCAAGGGATCGTTCGACAAGGCCAACCGCAGTTCCGGCGATAGCTATCGCGGGCCTGGTATCGATGACGGCCTGGACATGCTGGCTCGCGTCAAGCGCGAGATCGGCGTGCCGGTCACCACGGATGTACACGTCGAGGCCCAGGTCGCGCCGGTCGCCGAGGTCGTGGATCTGCTGCAGACGCCGGCCTTTCTGTGCCGGCAGACCGACTTCATCCAGCAGGTGGCTGCCAGCGGCGTGCCGGTGAACATCAAGAAAGGGCAATTCCTTTCGCCGGGCGAGATGCAAGGCGTCGTGGCCAAGGCGCGGGCGGCCGGGGGGCGCGACCTCCTTGTGTGCGAACGTGGTTTTTCGTTCGGCTACAACAATCTGGTTGCCGACATGCGCAGCCTTGCGATCATGCGCGACACCGGCTGTCCCGTAGTCTTCGATGCCACGCATTCGGTACAGTTGCCGGGCGGCCAGGGTAGCCGTTCGGGCGGCGCACGAGAGCAGATTCCGGTATTGGCCCGGGCGGCGGTCGCCGCGGGCGTGTCGGGGTTGTTCATGGAAACCCATCCGGCACCGGAACGTGCGCTTTGCGACGGACCGAATTCGTGGCCGCTAGACCATATGCGCGAGTTGCTGGAAACGCTCGTGGAGCTCGACGCTGTCATCAAGCGTCGAGGTTATGCCGAGAACGGCCTCTAG